Proteins encoded by one window of Arachis ipaensis cultivar K30076 chromosome B04, Araip1.1, whole genome shotgun sequence:
- the LOC107635578 gene encoding ADP-ribosylation factor GTPase-activating protein AGD3 — protein MQFAKLDDSPMFRKQIQCMEESAESLRERSLKFYKGCRKYTEGLGEAYDGDIAFASALETFGGGHNDPISVAFGGPVMTKFTIALREIGTYKEVLRSQVEHMLNDRLLQFVNMDLQEVKEARKRFDKASLIYDQTRERFLSLRKGTKSEVANALEEELHNARSTFEQARFNLVTALSNVEAKKRFEFLEAVSGTMDAHLRYFKQGYELLHQMEPYINQVLTYAQQSRERSNYEQAALNERMQEYKRQIDRESRWASNGSSGSPNGDGIQAIGRSSHKMIEAVMQSAAKGKVQTIRQGYLSKRSSNLRGDWKRRFFVLDSRGMLYYYRKQVSKSSGSSSQHSGQRNSSELGSGLLSRWLSSHHHGGVHDEKSVAHHTVNLLTSTIKVDADQSDLRFCFRIISPTKNYTLQAESALDQMDWIEKITGVIASLLSSQIPERLLPASPMGSAHNRSTSESSSFESSDFDHTAIEEFAAERNPATANVDRNSRSLQLQRSGIKTEKPIDVLRKVCGNDRCADCGAPEPDWASLNLGVLVCIECSGVHRNLGVHISKVRSLTLDVKVWEPSVISLFQSLGNTFANSVWEELLQSRSGFQVDLVSTGLSRPDKSLALFVSKPSQSESLSVKEKFINAKYAEKLFVRKPKDSQYRLLVAQQIWEAVRANDKKTVYRYIVNSDIDVNAAYEQMCSSSLTLAKVMLLQEQTNHDHGSISRNTLDWSSASSLNAGSKEGRAVDNLDGSTLLHLACETADIGMLELLLQYGANVNATDSRGQTPLHRCILKGKSTFARLLLSRGADPQAVDDEGRTPIELAAESNADDRQVHAPSTDSNG, from the exons ATGCAATTTGCAAAGCTAGATGACTCTCCTATGTTCCGGAAGCAG ATACAATGCATGGAGGAAAGTGCTGAATCTTTGAGAGAGAGAAGTTTAAAATTTTACAAAGGATGTAGAAAATATAC TGAAGGACTTGGGGAGGCATATGACGGAGACATTGCATTTGCAAGTGCCCTTGAAACTTTTGGCGGTGGGCATAATGATCCCATCAGTGTGGCTTTCGGAG GCCCTGTTATGACCAAATTCACTATAGCCTTACGAGAAATTGGGACATACAAAGAGGTCCTTCGATCACAG GTTGAGCATATGTTAAATGACAGATTGCTCCAGTTTGTCAACATGGATTTGCAAGAGGTCAAG GAAGCACGGAAACGCTTTGACAAGGCTAGCCTTATTTATGACCAG ACTCGTGAAAGGTTTCTGTCACTGAGAAAAGGCACAAAAAGTGAAGTAGCTAATGCCCTAGAAGAG GAGCTTCATAATGCAAGATCTACATTTGAGCAAGCTCGGTTTAATCTG GTTACTGCCTTGTCAAATGTTGAAGCCAAGAAGAGGTTTGAATTTTTGGAAGCAGTTAGTGGGACAATGGATGCACATCTTCGTTACTTCAAACAG GGGTATGAATTGTTGCACCAGATGGAGCCATATATTAACCAG GTCTTGACTTATGCTCAACAGTCAAGAGAAAGGTCCAATTATGAGCAGGCAGCTCTCAATGAAAGAATGCAAGAATACAAACGGCAGATTGACCGAGAGAGTAGATGGGCTTCAAACGGTTCTAGTGGATCTCCTAATGGAGATGGCATACAAGCCATTGGTAGAAGTTCACATAAGATGATAGAGGCAGTTATGCAATCTGCTGCAAAGGGAAAG GTCCAAACTATTCGACAGGGTTATCTCTCAAAACGATCGTCAAACTTAAGGGGAGATTGGAAGAGGAGGTTTTTTGTTCTTGATAGTCGGGGAATGCTGTATTACTACCGTAAACAAGTCAGCAAGTCATCG GGATCTAGCAGTCAACATTCTGGTCAAAGGAATAGTTCTGAGCTTGGATCTGGACTTTTAAGTCGATGGTTGTCTTCTCATCATCATGGTGGAGTACATGATGAGAAATCTGTTGCTCATCATACTGTGAACCTTCTTACATCTACAATCAAAGTTGATGCTGACCAATCAGATTTGAGGTTTTGCTTCCGGATCATCTCACCAACAAAGAACTACACTTTGCAG GCAGAGAGCGCACTGGACCAAATGGATTGGATTGAAAAGATCACAGGTGTTATTGCCTCATTGTTGAGTTCTCAGATTCCTGAAAGG TTATTACCTGCAAGTCCAATGGGAAGTGCTCATAACAGGTCTACCAGTGAGAGTAGTTCTTTTGAAAGTTCAGATTTCGATCACACAGCTATTGAAGAATTTGCAGCAGAGAGAAATCCTGCTACAGCAAATGTGGACCGCAACTCGAGAAGTTTGCAGCTGCAGCGATCCGGTATTAAAACTGAGAAGCCTATTGATGTGTTGCGAAAAGTGTGTGGGAATGATAGATGTGCTGATTGTGGTGCCCCTGAACCTGATTGGGCATCACTAAATCTTGGTGTTCTTGTTTGCATCGAGTGCTCTGGTGTTCATCGAAATCTTGGTGTACACATATCAAAG GTCAGGTCACTTACGCTGGATGTTAAAGTGTGGGAACCTTCTGTAATAAGTTTGTTTCAGTCTCTGGGGAATACTTTTGCCAACTCTGTCTGGGAGGAACTATTGCAATCGAGAAGTGGCTTTCAGGTTGATCTTGTTTCTACAGG GTTAAGCAGGCCTGATAAATCACTAGCACTTTTCGTCAGCAAACCTTCTCAATCCGAGTCTCTATCTGTTAAGGAAAAGTTTATCAATGCAAAG TACGCAGAGAAGCTTTTTGTTCGCAAGCCAAAGGACAGCCAATACCGTCTACTGGTGGCGCAACAGATATGGGAAGCAGTTCGTGCTAATGACAAAAAAACCGTGTATCGATACATTGTTAATTCTGACATTGATGTCAATGCTGCTTATGAACAAATGTGTAGCAGCTCTTTAACCCTTGCTAAAGTGATGCTATTACAAGAGCAAACAAACCATGATCACGGCTCTATATCGAGAAACACATTGGACTGGTCCTCTGCTAGCTCTTTGAACGCAGGCTCTAAAGAAGGACGTGCCGTTGACAACCTAGATGGGTCTACCCTGCTTCATCTTGCTTGTGAAACTGCAGATATTGGCATGCTGGAGCTCCTTCTACAGTATGGTGCAAATGTAAATGCAACCGATTCGAGAGGTCAAACGCCATTACATCGCTGTATTCTCAAAGGCAAATCTACATTTGCAAGATTACTTCTTTCAAG GGGAGCTGATCCTCAAGCTGTAGATGATGAGGGAAGAACCCCTATTGAGCTCGCTGCGGAGTCAAATGCCGATGACAGACAAGTCCATGCTCCATCCACCGATTCTAATGGATGA